The window GCCGGAGCGGGTGAAGCATTGGGCCGAGATCGGGCTCTATCATTTGCTGCGCAAGGATGCGGCGGGGCGACCGAAATACATCCTGCACGACGGCCCGCCCTATGCAAACGGTGCGATCCATATCGGGCACGCGGAAAACAAAATCCTGAAAGACCTTGTCGTGCGCTCGCGGCAGATGAGCGGCTTCGATAGCGATTACGTGCCCGGCTGGGATTGCCACGGCCTGCCGATCGAATGGAAGGTCGAAGAGGATTTCCGCAAGGCGGGGCGCAAGAAGTCCGACGTGCCGGCGGTGGAATTCCGCAAGGCGTGCCGCGACTACGCCGACAAATGGATCCCGTTGCAGCGCGATGAGTTTCGCCGCCTCGGCATCGAAGCCGATTGGGATAATTACTACACGACGATGAGCTTCCCGGCGGAAGCGGCGATCGCGGCGGAATTTCTGCGCGTGGTGCGTACGGGGTTGGTCTATCGCGGGAGCAAGCCCGTGATGTGGAGCCCGGTGGAGCGGACCTCGCTCGCGGAAGCGGAAGTGGAATATCAGGAAAAGACGAGCCCGACGATTTGGGTGAAGTTTCCGATCGCCGCCATCTCATCTCTGCAATGGGGCAGTGGTGAACCGCTGCCAGAACTCGCTGTGCTTGGCGATTCAAAGATCGTCATCTGGACAACGACTCCTTGGACGATCCCGGGTAACAGAGCGATCTCGTTCAGTTCGAAGGTTTCGTACGGCGTTTATCGCATTGATGAAGTCGAAACGGGGCTGGCGTTCGATCCTTGGGTATCTGTGGGCGAAAAGCTCGTGCTCGCCGATAAGCTTGCCGATGACACACTGAAGACTGCTAAGGCGGCGAAATGGACGCGCTTGTCGGATGCGCCGACGCAGTTGCTCGCAAATACGACCTGCTGGCACCCGTTACGAGACAAGGGCTACGAGTTCGATGTGCCCTTGCTCGATGGCGATCACGTCACGGACGAGGCGGGTACGGGCTTTGTGCATACGGCGCCGAGCCACGGCGCGGACGACTTTGTGATCTGGACGAAGCATTTCGGCCAGGAAGGCATCCCGTTCACGGTCGACGAGGAAGGCCGACTCACGAAGGAAGCGCCGGGCTTTGAGGGGCTAGAGATCATTCAGCTTGAGGGGAAGAATCTCGGCAAGGATGGGCCTGCGAACAAAGCCGTGATGGATGCGCTGATCGCGGTGGGCGCTTTGCTGGCGCGCGGGCAGTTGAAGCATTCGTATCCGCACTCGTGGCGCTCGAAGGCGCCGCTGATCTTCCGCAACACGCCGCAATGGTTCATTGCGCTTGATCGCGAATTCCGCGATGGCAAGACGCTGCGCCAGATCGCACTCGATGAAATCGAACGCGTCGATTGGGGACAGAAGCGCACGGGCGAAACCAAGGATTACAACCGCATCAAGGGTATGATCCAGGATCGCCCCGATTGGTTGATCTCACGCCAACGCGCCTGGGGCGTGCCGCTGCCGATCTTCGTGAAGAAGAGCGATGGTTCGATCCTGCAGGACGATGACGTCGACGCGCGCATCATCGCCGCTATGAAAGAAGGCGGCGCCGATGTGTGGTGGGCGACGCCCGCGCAGGATTTCCTGGGCGCGAAGTACAAGGCCGACGATTTCGAAAAGGTCGAGGACATCTTGGATGTCTGGTTTGACTCGGGCTCGACACACGCGTTCGTCGTCGGAAATCCCGATGCGCCGACGCGGGCGTCCTTCGTGAACCCGGTGTCGACGATCTATCTTGAAGGCTCGGACCAGCATCGCGGCTGGTTTCATTCGTCGCTACTCGAAAGCTGCGCCACGCGCGGGCGTGCGCCGTACGACGAGGTGATCACGCACGGCTTCACGATGGACGAGAAGGGCATGAAGATGTCCAAATCCATCGGCAACACGATCGAACCGCAAACCATCGCCGCGCAGAACGGCATCGAAATCCTGCGTCTGCTGATCGCGTCAGCGGAGTACGGCGACGATCTGCGCCTCGGCAAGATCATGATCGATCAATCCGGCGAGATGTATCGCAAGCTGCGCAACACGCTGCGCTATTGCTTGGGCTCGCTGAAGGGCTTTGAGGAGAGCGAGCGCATGCCGCTCGATCACGATCTGCCGTTGATGGAGCGCTGGCTGCTGCATCGTTTGTGGCAATTGGATCGCGTGGTGCGCCAGGCGTACGACACGTATCAATTCCGCGTCGCACTCTCAGCGATCGTGGAATTCTGCAACGTCGACCTCTCGGCCTTCTATGTCGATGTGCGCAAGGACGCGCTCTATTGCGACGCGCCGACCAGCCTCCGCCGGCGCGCCTGCCGCACGGCGTTGGAAGAGACGTTCTCGCGCCTGACGGCGTGGCTTGCGCCGATCCTGCCGTTCACGGCGGAAGAAGCGTGGCTGACGCGCTTCCCGGACTCCGTTTCGGTTCACCTGCGCACATTCCCGGAGACGCCGGATTCTTGGGAGGATGATTTCGCGGGCGAGGAAATCGCGCGGCTGCGTGAAGCGCGCGCCGTCGTCACCGGCGCGCTCGAAGTGGCGCGGCGCGAGAAGAGCATCGGCGCAGCATTGGAAGCCGCGCCGCGCGTGTTCGTGGTCGATGATGAATTGCGCGCGTCGTTGCAGGCGGTGGATTTCGCCGAACTCTGCATCACCAGCGGCGTCGTGATCGAAGCGGGCGAAGGGCCGGCGGATGCGTTCCGCTTGCCGGAGGTGGCCGGCGTTGCGGTCGTGGTCGAGAAAGCGAGCGGCGTGAAATGCGCGCGCTCGTGGAAGTATTTCGATCCGACGACCGCCGACCCGCGCTACCCCGACATCACGCCGCGCGATGCCGAAGCTGTCGCGGCCTGGGACGCGGCGCGGGGGTAATGGAGCGCGCGTCTTCAGACGCGCGCTATTGGCCTTGGCTTGGTCGCGGGTCTGAAGACCCGCGCTCCGGGTTATCGCCTTGCCGCCGGCGCACGCGCCGGCCATAAGCCGGGCCATGTTGCGTTTCGGGCTTATTCTTTCGGCGATCGTTTTCGTCGCGGACCAGTTCAGCAAATGGCTCGTTCTGGGACCGGGGCGGTTCAGCCCGCCGGGCTGCCTTGAAGCCGGCTATGGCTGCCGCTTCATCGAGCTGACGCCGTTTTTCGACCTGCAGATGGTCTGGAACCGGGGCGTGAGCTTTGGCCTGTTGCGGGCCGATCAGGATCTGGCGCGCTGGGGCCTGGTCGCGCTGTCGTTCGCGATCTCGGGGGTGTTTTTCTGGTGGTTGCGGACGGCCGAGCGGAAGTTGACGGCCATTGCGTTGGGGCTGGTGATCGGCGGGGCGCTGGGCAATGTGATTGACCGCATCCGCTTTGGCGCCGTGGCGGACTTCCTTGATTTCAATGGGCTTTGGTTCCCGTGGGTGTTCAATGTGGCCGACGCCGCGATCACCGTGGGCGCGCTGCTTCTGGCCATCGACATGATCTTTTTGAGCGAGTCCGAGCCCGGCAAAGGCTCGACCTGGAGCCAGCTCAAAGCCCGGTTCGGCAAGGGCGGCGCGAACGGCGGCGCAGGCAACTGATTTCCGAGGGAATTCGCCCCATAACCGTCTTATTCGGGCGCGATCCCTCTTCACTGCTGTCCGGCTTGGCTTGCCGGGCAGGGCCGGGCTAGAACCGGCGACGAATGATTTGAGGGAGGCGGACGTCCTATGACGAAACCGATCGCAGTGGTTGCTTTGATGGTCGCGGCGGCGACGGCGAGCGGGTGCGCAAGCCTGTCACGCGCAGTCGGCGCCACGCGGAGTTCGCCGGATGAATTCCGCGTTGTGACGCAAGCGCCGCTGACCCTGCCGCCGGATTACAATCTGCGTCCGCCGCGGCCGGGCGATCCGCGCCCGAGCGAATTGCAGCCGTCGGAAGAAGCGCGCGCGGCGCTGTTCGGGGAAACCACCGGCGCAGCGGCCAGCCAAGGCGAGCGTCAGCTTGTCGCCGGCGCGGGCGCCACGACCGCGGACGCCACGATCCGCGACACGATCGATTTTGAAAGCCAAGGCGTTGTGCGCCGCAACGAAGGCTTTGTGGATCGTCTGATTTCGTTTGGTGGTTCGAGCGCGCCGGTTGCGGCGCCGCTGAACGCCGAAGAAGAAGCTGCGCGTCTGCAGGATGAAGAAGCCACGCGCCGCGTCACGGGCGGCGGCCAGATCGTGATCGAACGCGATCGCGGCGGCTTCAAGCTGCCTGGCACCTGAGCCGAAGCGTGAGCTTGGGGCAGGGCGCGACGCGCATTCTCGCTTTTGTGCTAATGGCGTTCGTGGCGTTCGCCGCGCCGTCGTTTGCACAAGAACTTCCGCGGCCTGAGACCTTCACGCTCAGCAATGGCCTCCAAGTCGTTGTGATCACCGACCGGCGCGCGCCGGTCGTGACGCATATGATTTGGTATCGTGTCGGCGCCGCTGACGAAGATCGCGGCCGTTCGGGCATCGCGCATTTCTTCGAGCATCTGATGTTCAAGGGCACGCGCGAGATTGGGCCTGGCGAATTCTCGCGCATGGTGGCGCGCAATGGCGGCCAGCTGAACGCGTTCACCTCGTGGGATTACACCGCTTATTACGAGCGTATCGCACGCGACCGGCTTGAGCTCGTCATGGGCATGGAAGCCGACCGGATGCGCAATCTGCGCTTCTCGGATGAGACGTTCGTGTCCGAGCGTGACGTGATTGGGGAAGAGCGCCGCCAGCGCATCGATAACAATCCAGGCGCGGTGATGGGCGAGCGCATGCGCGCGATGCTCTATCCGCATCATCCCTACGGCACGCCGATCATTGGCTGGGCGCACGAGATCGAAGCGCTGGATCGCGAAAGTGCACTCGCGTTTTACCAGACTTGGTACGCGCCGAATAACGCGATCCTGGTGGTCGCGGGCGACATCGATGCAGCCGAGTTGCGTCCACTGGCGCAGCGTTATTATGGGCGCTTACGGCCGACGCGAAATTTGCCGGCGCGGACCTGGGTGCAGGATCCGCCGAACGTCGGGCCGATGCGTGTGACGCATCGCGACGAGAAAGTGCGCCAACCTTCGATCTCACGCATGTATCGCGCGATCAGCTACGCCACGGATGAAGGTCGCCAAGCGCATGCGCTGGATGTGGCGATCGATATTCTCGGTGGTTCGGAAACGAGCCGGCTCTATCGCGCTTTGGTCGAAGAGCAACGCATCGCGGTGAGCGCGGGCGCGAGCGCGAACACGGCGGGCTTGGGCGGCGGTTCGGTGTCGGTGTACGCGACCCCGGTGGAGGGCGTCAGCCTCGAGCAAGTCGAAGCCGCGATCGATGCGGTGATCGCCGCGTATTTGCGCGACGGACCGACCGAAGCGGAATTGGCGCGCTCGAAATCCTCGCTGGCGGCGGCGGCGGTTTATTCGCGCGACAGCCAAGAGAGCTTGGCCAACATTTACGGCTCTTCATTGGCGCAAGGCGAAAGCATCGATGATGTCGTGAACTGGCCGCGCGACATCGAGGCGGTGACCCGGGATGAGGCGCTGACGATCGCGCGCGAGACGCTGGTGTTGGATGCGTCCGTGACGGGCTGGCTGCTGCCGCCGGAGGCTGGCCAATGAAGCGCTTTTTCAAATCCTCCCCCGCATGCGGTGGAGGTGGCGAGCGAAGCGAGACGGTGGGGGTAGGTCTGGCGGAGGTGCGCGCGCGCCCCCTCAGTCATCGCGCTTCGCGCGCTGCCAGCTCCCCCGTAAACGGGGCTGCAGTTAGAGCGGCTGCGCTCGTGATGTTGGCGTTGTTTGCGAGCGCGCCGCTCCAACCGGCATTCGCACAGGCACGCGCAGAGAGTTCTGCGTCGCGACACGGCGTGCCGGTGCGCCAGATTACGTCTCCCGGCGGCATCAGTGCGTGGATCGTCTCTGACTCCACGGTGCCGATGATCGTGCTGCGCGCTTATTGGCGCGGCGGCTCGGCGATCGAGGCGGAGAATTTGACTGGCGTCACCGGCGTGATGACGGACATGCTCACCGAAGGCGCCGGCGCCTTGGACGCGAACGCGTTCAAGGAACGCTTGGAAGATCTGAACATGTCGGTCGGCTTTAGCGCCGGCTGGGACGGGATCGGCATGAGCGTGGTGACGCTCAGCGAAAATCGTGACGCGGCGTTCGAGATGGCGCGCTTGGCGTTGCATGAGCCCCGCTTTGATGCTGCGCCCCTGGAGCGGATCAAGCGGCAGATGCTCGTCGGTATTCGTACGCGCGACACCAATCCGAGCTACCTTGCCAATCTGGCGCTCGATCAGGCGCTTTATCCGAACCATCCTTATGCACGGCGCACGTCGCGCGAGAGCGTAGCCGCGATGAATGCGGCGACCTTGCGCGAACGCCGCGCGGCTTTGTTCAATCGCACAACGCTGCAGATCACGATTGTCGGCGACATTGATGATGCTGGCGCCGGCGCTGCGATCGATCATGTGTTTGGCGCGCTCCCGCAAGGGTCTGCGCCGCCGGAGCCGGCGGATGTGAGCTTGGCCGCGCCGACGCCGCTCATAGTGCGTGAACTGCCGCAGCCGCAAAGCTTGGTGCTGTTCGCAGGGCCGGGCATTCAGGACGAAGATCCGGATTGGATTCCGCTGGCGGTCGCGAATTATATTTTAGGCGGCGGCGGGTTTTCGTCGCGGCTGATGGATCAGGTGCGCGAGCAGCGCGGACTTGTCTATGGCATCGGCACCAGCCCATCGGTGCGCGATCATTCGGCGATGGTGCGTGGTTCAGCGCAGACAGCGAACGGCAATGTGCGCGAAGCGATCGACGTGACGCGCGCGGAGATGGCGCGGCTTTACAGCGAAGGCGCCACGCAAGCGGAAGTGAATGACGCGATCACCTATCTCACGGGCTCATTTGCGCTTGAGCTCGACAGCAATTCTAAAATCGCGAGCGTCGTGCACTCGTATCAGACGGCAGGCCGAAGCATCGATTACATCAATCAGCGCAACGATCGCATCCGCGCGGTGACGCTGGAAGATGTCAATCGTGTCATCCGGCGTCTGTTCAATCCGGATGCGTTCACGTTTGTCGTTGTTGGTCAGCCCGAAGGGCTTGAGCCGAGCGAGTAACGCGCGCGGAAATGGTGGACAGAGTTGGACCCGAACCAACGCACCCCGAAGGGACGGCGTTTACAGCGCCGCGGTTTTGCCGCTCACCCATCTGTCCAATTATTCGTCATTCCGGCCTTCGCGCAGCGAAGAACCCGGAACCCAGGGGCAACCAAATGGCTTGTCGCCCCTGGGTCCCGGATCACGCTCCGCGTGTCCGGGATGACGATTTCCTCAATCCTCGCGGAAATAGTGTTTCCGCTCGGCTCCGTCGAAGCGACCGCTCTTTATGCAGCAGCGCTTGAAACAACCTCCGAGAGCCGCACGGGCAGAGATCGTTGCGCCCGAGTTTCTCGATCAGTTCGACATCGCCCGCGCACCGCTCGGTCGCCGCGCTTTACGCGCGTTTCCGACGGATAGCCTTTGCGCCGCTTTGAAGACGGCTCAAAAGCAAGGCTGTTCAAGCGGATCACGATGGCGGGTCATTGTAGCCTCCTATTGTAGGTCGAAATTGCTTGCTCGTCGGGATGCGTGATGAAGTGTGAGATTGCTCTCACACTTCGCACTCAGCCCTTCACACAAACCACCTGACGTAGCGTGTGCACCACGTCGATCAAATCGGACTGCGCGGCCATCACGGCGTCGATGTCCTTGTAGGCCATCGGCGTTTCGTCGATCACGCCCGCGTCCTTACGGCATTCCACGCCTTCGGTCGCCGCACGGTGGTCGGCGAGCGTGAAACGACGCTTGGCTTCGGTGCGGCTCATCGCGCGGCCTGCACCGTGCGAGCAGGTGCAAAACGAATCCGCGTTGCCCTTGCCGCGCACGATGAACGACTTCGCGCCCATCGAGCCGGGTATGATGCCGAGTTCGCCTTCACCTGCGCGCACAGCGCCCTTGCGGGTCACGTACACGTCGGCGCCGAAGTGCCGTTCACGCGCCACGTAATTGTGGTGGCAGTTCACGGCGTGCTTCTCGAGCTTGAACTTGGGCAGGTTGTCACGCAGCGCACGCAGGGTGCGCTCCATCATCACCTCGCGGTTCAGGCGCGCGTAATCTTGCGCCCAGCCCACGGCTTCGACGTAGTCGGCGAACAGGGGTTCGCCTTCCATGAAGAAGGCCAAGTCCTTATCCGGCACGTGGTAGCCCAGCTCGCGGCGGAGCAATTCATCGCGCGCACGCTCGATGAAATATTGCCCGATGCGATTGCCTGAGCCACGTGAGCCGGAGTGCAGCATCACCCAGACGCGGTCCTCTTCGTCGAGGCAGACTTCGATGAAGTGGTTTCCGCCGCCGAGCGTGGCGAGTTGCGCGGTTTGCGCTTTCGCCGACGCTTTCGGGTGCTTGTCGATGATCGCCTCGTAGCGCTCCTGCAAACCGCTATCGCGGTAGGCAGTGTCGACCGAGGCGGGCGACTCGCGGTGATTGCCGTTCGGGCCGTTGCCGTGCGGCACGTTGCGTTCGATCGCGCCGCGGATACGCGCGAATGAATCCGGCAGATCGTTTGCGGTCAACGACGTACGCACCGCCATCATCCCGCAGCC is drawn from Vitreimonas flagellata and contains these coding sequences:
- the lspA gene encoding signal peptidase II codes for the protein MLRFGLILSAIVFVADQFSKWLVLGPGRFSPPGCLEAGYGCRFIELTPFFDLQMVWNRGVSFGLLRADQDLARWGLVALSFAISGVFFWWLRTAERKLTAIALGLVIGGALGNVIDRIRFGAVADFLDFNGLWFPWVFNVADAAITVGALLLAIDMIFLSESEPGKGSTWSQLKARFGKGGANGGAGN
- a CDS encoding RtcB family protein, with the translated sequence MAGYEEILGANAPIKAWISGVPVEHEAQNQLRNVASLPFIHSHIAVMPDVHFGIGATVGSVIPTKGAIIPAAVGVDIGCGMMAVRTSLTANDLPDSFARIRGAIERNVPHGNGPNGNHRESPASVDTAYRDSGLQERYEAIIDKHPKASAKAQTAQLATLGGGNHFIEVCLDEEDRVWVMLHSGSRGSGNRIGQYFIERARDELLRRELGYHVPDKDLAFFMEGEPLFADYVEAVGWAQDYARLNREVMMERTLRALRDNLPKFKLEKHAVNCHHNYVARERHFGADVYVTRKGAVRAGEGELGIIPGSMGAKSFIVRGKGNADSFCTCSHGAGRAMSRTEAKRRFTLADHRAATEGVECRKDAGVIDETPMAYKDIDAVMAAQSDLIDVVHTLRQVVCVKG
- a CDS encoding M16 family metallopeptidase codes for the protein MSLGQGATRILAFVLMAFVAFAAPSFAQELPRPETFTLSNGLQVVVITDRRAPVVTHMIWYRVGAADEDRGRSGIAHFFEHLMFKGTREIGPGEFSRMVARNGGQLNAFTSWDYTAYYERIARDRLELVMGMEADRMRNLRFSDETFVSERDVIGEERRQRIDNNPGAVMGERMRAMLYPHHPYGTPIIGWAHEIEALDRESALAFYQTWYAPNNAILVVAGDIDAAELRPLAQRYYGRLRPTRNLPARTWVQDPPNVGPMRVTHRDEKVRQPSISRMYRAISYATDEGRQAHALDVAIDILGGSETSRLYRALVEEQRIAVSAGASANTAGLGGGSVSVYATPVEGVSLEQVEAAIDAVIAAYLRDGPTEAELARSKSSLAAAAVYSRDSQESLANIYGSSLAQGESIDDVVNWPRDIEAVTRDEALTIARETLVLDASVTGWLLPPEAGQ
- a CDS encoding SEC-C metal-binding domain-containing protein, whose protein sequence is MIEKLGRNDLCPCGSRRLFQALLHKERSLRRSRAETLFPRGLRKSSSRTRGA
- a CDS encoding DUF3035 domain-containing protein, whose product is MTKPIAVVALMVAAATASGCASLSRAVGATRSSPDEFRVVTQAPLTLPPDYNLRPPRPGDPRPSELQPSEEARAALFGETTGAAASQGERQLVAGAGATTADATIRDTIDFESQGVVRRNEGFVDRLISFGGSSAPVAAPLNAEEEAARLQDEEATRRVTGGGQIVIERDRGGFKLPGT
- the ileS gene encoding isoleucine--tRNA ligase; this translates as MADAPAGRDYRETVFLPDLPGDPFPLRAGLPKREPERVKHWAEIGLYHLLRKDAAGRPKYILHDGPPYANGAIHIGHAENKILKDLVVRSRQMSGFDSDYVPGWDCHGLPIEWKVEEDFRKAGRKKSDVPAVEFRKACRDYADKWIPLQRDEFRRLGIEADWDNYYTTMSFPAEAAIAAEFLRVVRTGLVYRGSKPVMWSPVERTSLAEAEVEYQEKTSPTIWVKFPIAAISSLQWGSGEPLPELAVLGDSKIVIWTTTPWTIPGNRAISFSSKVSYGVYRIDEVETGLAFDPWVSVGEKLVLADKLADDTLKTAKAAKWTRLSDAPTQLLANTTCWHPLRDKGYEFDVPLLDGDHVTDEAGTGFVHTAPSHGADDFVIWTKHFGQEGIPFTVDEEGRLTKEAPGFEGLEIIQLEGKNLGKDGPANKAVMDALIAVGALLARGQLKHSYPHSWRSKAPLIFRNTPQWFIALDREFRDGKTLRQIALDEIERVDWGQKRTGETKDYNRIKGMIQDRPDWLISRQRAWGVPLPIFVKKSDGSILQDDDVDARIIAAMKEGGADVWWATPAQDFLGAKYKADDFEKVEDILDVWFDSGSTHAFVVGNPDAPTRASFVNPVSTIYLEGSDQHRGWFHSSLLESCATRGRAPYDEVITHGFTMDEKGMKMSKSIGNTIEPQTIAAQNGIEILRLLIASAEYGDDLRLGKIMIDQSGEMYRKLRNTLRYCLGSLKGFEESERMPLDHDLPLMERWLLHRLWQLDRVVRQAYDTYQFRVALSAIVEFCNVDLSAFYVDVRKDALYCDAPTSLRRRACRTALEETFSRLTAWLAPILPFTAEEAWLTRFPDSVSVHLRTFPETPDSWEDDFAGEEIARLREARAVVTGALEVARREKSIGAALEAAPRVFVVDDELRASLQAVDFAELCITSGVVIEAGEGPADAFRLPEVAGVAVVVEKASGVKCARSWKYFDPTTADPRYPDITPRDAEAVAAWDAARG
- a CDS encoding M16 family metallopeptidase; amino-acid sequence: MLALFASAPLQPAFAQARAESSASRHGVPVRQITSPGGISAWIVSDSTVPMIVLRAYWRGGSAIEAENLTGVTGVMTDMLTEGAGALDANAFKERLEDLNMSVGFSAGWDGIGMSVVTLSENRDAAFEMARLALHEPRFDAAPLERIKRQMLVGIRTRDTNPSYLANLALDQALYPNHPYARRTSRESVAAMNAATLRERRAALFNRTTLQITIVGDIDDAGAGAAIDHVFGALPQGSAPPEPADVSLAAPTPLIVRELPQPQSLVLFAGPGIQDEDPDWIPLAVANYILGGGGFSSRLMDQVREQRGLVYGIGTSPSVRDHSAMVRGSAQTANGNVREAIDVTRAEMARLYSEGATQAEVNDAITYLTGSFALELDSNSKIASVVHSYQTAGRSIDYINQRNDRIRAVTLEDVNRVIRRLFNPDAFTFVVVGQPEGLEPSE